The following are from one region of the Polyangiaceae bacterium genome:
- a CDS encoding substrate-binding domain-containing protein — protein sequence MLAGRKLGVVCVALCALSGCKDKSAPPPGEDSPKKSSAIVIGMSQCNLGEPWRVQMNADIERAAKAHPSVRLVMKDAQNDSLRQRAQVEELAAEHVDVLIISPKEAAPLTKPVARVFDSGIPVIVLDRAVLGDAYTTFIGADNVKIGRAAGEWVRKTLNGTGKIVELEGLMTSTPGQDRHKGFLAGLEREKNPGLEIVFTADMAWLEPNARKEMDSALSTQKKIDLVYAHNDPGAHGAYLAAKAAGREKEMRFVGIDALPHEGVRYVREGILDATFQYPTGGAEAIDVALKLVRGEKVAKKIVLGTRRTTKESVARGGEELK from the coding sequence ATGCTCGCGGGGCGAAAGCTCGGGGTCGTCTGCGTGGCGCTTTGCGCCCTTTCCGGCTGCAAGGACAAGAGCGCGCCGCCGCCGGGGGAAGACTCGCCGAAGAAGAGCTCGGCGATCGTGATCGGCATGAGCCAGTGCAACCTGGGGGAGCCCTGGCGCGTGCAGATGAACGCGGACATCGAGAGGGCGGCCAAGGCGCACCCGAGCGTGCGGCTGGTGATGAAGGACGCGCAGAACGACTCCCTGCGACAGCGCGCGCAGGTGGAGGAGCTCGCGGCGGAGCACGTAGACGTGCTCATCATCTCGCCGAAGGAAGCAGCGCCGCTGACCAAGCCGGTGGCACGGGTGTTCGACAGCGGCATTCCAGTGATCGTGCTGGACCGGGCCGTGTTGGGGGACGCCTACACGACCTTCATCGGCGCGGACAACGTGAAGATCGGCCGCGCCGCCGGGGAGTGGGTGCGGAAAACGCTGAACGGCACCGGCAAGATCGTCGAGCTCGAGGGGCTGATGACCTCCACCCCGGGACAGGATCGCCACAAGGGCTTTCTCGCAGGCCTCGAGCGCGAGAAGAACCCGGGGCTCGAGATCGTGTTCACGGCGGACATGGCATGGCTCGAGCCCAACGCCCGCAAGGAAATGGACTCCGCCCTGTCCACGCAGAAGAAGATCGATCTGGTGTACGCCCACAACGATCCTGGAGCCCACGGCGCCTATCTGGCGGCCAAGGCCGCGGGGCGCGAGAAAGAGATGCGCTTCGTGGGCATCGACGCCTTGCCCCACGAGGGCGTGCGCTACGTGCGCGAAGGCATCTTGGATGCGACGTTCCAGTATCCTACGGGTGGAGCGGAGGCCATCGACGTCGCGTTGAAGCTGGTTCGGGGTGAAAAGGTCGCGAAGAAGATCGTGCTCGGTACTCGGCGCACCACCAAAGAGAGCGTGGCGCGCGGAGGGGAGGAGCTGAAATGA
- a CDS encoding fucose isomerase, whose protein sequence is MNKKVCVYWPGDGRAKPNELAIPSIEAATVQLEAALKKLGRTPYRVPGFIDKPHQAIEKLSPVDDPIVGVFVHWVYGPNTTDGVVGKDNPLLMASNFSGQWPGLVGLLNTGACLESLGRKHSRIWTDAPDWTKDATFMERLDEWLSSGAIAYATDGIQRSAVVSTEARTRALRVLSGMKQRRPLILMLGDTSMGMINGYFGPRLLSPHGFAEHKIDQAWIIDRGRGISERRIADALAFVKDRGLVFHWGEGDAKDFDEHSSKEQLRDYLVVKDLVEEYGADCIGWQYQLGLIPLRPPSDLAEGLFNSACRPESNGDTIACATEADQGNVVPMEMLKRLLKDKGLHQAVMFHDVRWGAEHDGRFLWVLLNSGSCGAYAFNHDPETLMGAHSYRQPALYFPTPGGTFAGESLPGAITWARAYISGGRLWMDVGKGEVVKLPPEKRDAWWEGTTRQWPFMAADLGVGRDTLMAHYQSNHVAVAYGDVFGEMVALSQELGFSVRTLGVA, encoded by the coding sequence ATGAACAAGAAAGTCTGCGTGTATTGGCCCGGCGATGGTCGGGCGAAGCCCAATGAGCTGGCCATCCCGAGCATCGAGGCTGCCACGGTGCAGCTGGAGGCAGCACTGAAGAAGCTCGGCCGCACGCCCTATCGCGTGCCGGGCTTCATCGACAAGCCGCACCAGGCGATCGAAAAGCTCTCGCCGGTGGACGATCCCATCGTCGGCGTGTTCGTGCACTGGGTGTACGGACCCAACACTACGGACGGCGTGGTCGGCAAGGACAATCCCCTGCTCATGGCCAGCAACTTCAGCGGCCAGTGGCCGGGCCTCGTCGGGCTGCTCAACACCGGTGCCTGCCTCGAGAGCCTGGGGCGCAAGCATTCTCGCATCTGGACCGACGCTCCGGACTGGACGAAGGACGCCACGTTCATGGAACGGCTGGACGAGTGGCTGTCCAGCGGGGCCATCGCCTACGCCACGGACGGCATCCAGCGCTCCGCCGTGGTGAGCACAGAGGCGCGAACGCGAGCATTGCGCGTGCTCTCCGGCATGAAGCAGCGCCGGCCGCTGATCTTGATGCTGGGAGACACCTCCATGGGCATGATCAACGGCTACTTTGGACCCCGGCTCCTTTCGCCCCACGGTTTCGCCGAGCACAAGATCGATCAGGCGTGGATCATCGATCGTGGGCGCGGCATCAGCGAACGGCGCATCGCCGACGCTCTCGCCTTCGTCAAGGATCGTGGGCTCGTCTTTCACTGGGGCGAGGGGGATGCGAAGGACTTCGACGAGCACAGCAGCAAGGAGCAGCTCCGGGACTATCTCGTGGTCAAGGATCTGGTCGAGGAGTACGGCGCAGACTGCATCGGCTGGCAGTACCAGCTGGGGCTCATCCCACTGCGTCCGCCCTCGGATCTGGCGGAAGGCCTGTTCAACAGCGCGTGCCGGCCGGAATCCAACGGCGACACCATCGCCTGCGCCACCGAGGCGGACCAGGGGAACGTGGTGCCCATGGAGATGCTCAAGCGGCTGCTGAAGGACAAGGGCCTGCACCAAGCCGTGATGTTCCACGACGTGCGCTGGGGCGCCGAGCACGACGGCCGCTTCTTGTGGGTGCTGTTGAACTCCGGATCCTGCGGCGCCTACGCCTTCAACCACGATCCCGAGACCTTGATGGGCGCCCACAGCTACCGTCAGCCGGCGCTCTACTTCCCCACCCCCGGCGGCACCTTCGCCGGCGAGAGCTTGCCCGGCGCCATCACCTGGGCCCGCGCCTACATCAGCGGCGGACGCCTGTGGATGGACGTGGGCAAGGGCGAGGTCGTGAAGCTGCCACCGGAGAAGCGTGATGCGTGGTGGGAGGGCACCACGCGGCAGTGGCCGTTCATGGCCGCGGATCTCGGTGTGGGGCGCGACACGCTCATGGCCCACTACCAATCCAATCACGTTGCCGTGGCCTACGGTGACGTGTTCGGCGAGATGGTCGCGCTGAGCCAGGAGCTCGGGTTCTCGGTGCGCACCCTCGGGGTCGCATGA